A DNA window from Helianthus annuus cultivar XRQ/B chromosome 15, HanXRQr2.0-SUNRISE, whole genome shotgun sequence contains the following coding sequences:
- the LOC110905651 gene encoding non-specific lipid-transfer protein AP10-like has translation MKGPTAFAMLAMIVMALVMVHPSEAISCGELTNMLTPCLPYLRSGAGGSPTKSCCDGARKVQGATRSKADRRTACKCFKSSGPQLKVRPDLAGSLPGKCGVSTTIPINPNINCDSI, from the coding sequence ATGAAAGGACCAACGGCTTTTGCCATGTTAGCAATGATAGTCATGGCTCTAGTCATGGTGCACCCAAGTGAAGCCATTAGTTGTGGTGAACTTACTAACATGCTCACACCGTGCCTACCCTACCTCAGATCTGGTGCAGGAGGCTCACCCACAAAGAGTTGTTGTGATGGTGCCAGGAAGGTTCAAGGTGCCACCCGGAGCAAAGCGGATAGGCGAACCGCTTGCAAATGTTTCAAGAGCTCGGGACCTCAGCTAAAGGTTCGACCGGACCTTGCCGGTAGCCTTCCAGGAAAGTGTGGTGTCTCCACCACCATTCCGATCAATCCCAACATCAACTGCGACTC